gacagagaaaaaatatatcatgtatggtatattgtaaaaattaatttatcaaattataaaaaaaaaaaaattggtgatatattttaaagaatatgctAAACTGTCCATTGAGAGTGCTCTTAGAACTATGAATTTTACTGCCAAGTAGATAAATTGGTCGGGCGATGGCGTTGAGGTTTCTGGGTTCATAGATCCtgaaaaagaattcaaatattGGAGGTGGTTTTGTTGTATTTCTTACTGGATATATATTCCTGTATCTGTATTGACTACATAGGGCTTAGGGTTCACGAGTTTGTTAGTAAAAACACAAAATTGCACTtaatgatcaattttttttttttttttttttaactttaatccaGATTCTTCACCTAAACACATcttcattttgtttgtttagaAAATGGGTCGTGGAAAACTCACAATGGAACTCATAAAGAGGGAGAAATCTCGTATCACAACTTTCCAGAAGAGAAAGAAGGGTCTAATGAAGAAGGCTTATGAATTCTCCACCCTTTGCGGCGGTGATACTTGCATGATCATCTATGGTCCTAAATCCGGTGAGCGGGAACTCGAACTTGGCACCTGGCCCCAAGACCGTGCCGAAGTTGATCGCATTATCAACAGGTATAAGACCGATAGCACGCACAAACGTGCAAGGGGAGCCTTTGATTTGTCGGACTTTTTCGTAGACAGGAACAAGAGGGTTGAAGTTGAGATTAAAAGAATGCGCAAGAATATTCTCAAGGCAAAGTACCCAACATGGGATGATCGTATCAAGCTTTTGACAGAGGATCAATTAAGGTTGCTTCTTGACGTCATGGACGCAAAGATTGAAGGTGTAGGACTGAGGATTAACATGATGAAAGGGAATCAGAACATGATGGAGAAAGCAACAACATCAAGGTTAATGGTTGCAGGTGGCCATGGCCCTCAGCCTGAAGTAATCAGAAGTcattttaataacatgcaaGTCTTGTATCAAGACCAGATGTCTAAATCTCCTTTTAATCCACTTGAAACTCAATGGACCCCCCAATTCCAAATTGATCATCAGGGATCTCAGATGCTAATTCCATTTGATCCGAGTCTTGGGGATAAATCGTTCATGAAGCTGCTACATGATACTCAAGATCATTGGACCCAACTCGACGCCGGGTCTGCCAGCCAATTAATTCATGCTCCCCTGAATGATCTTTATAACTACAACATGATGTCCGGGGTTTTGGACAACATGATCTTGAACAATCCTGGCGACCCGATGAACTACAATGATCTAATCACCAGACAATTGACGCCACATGATCATATGCAATGCCCGACAATGGCAAATCTTAATTACTCTCATGTGCATAACTTTCAAGTGAACGAGTTATATGATATTCATGAGTTCGATATGAAGAACAAGCTTTTGATATGAAGAATAAACGTTAGACTTGACCTTGGGATCTTCAAGTTTAGTACTGCTTGATCTATCTTTGGCCTGAATGCACTAATTTGACCTTTGTAATTCTTACCGTATCGTTGTTCAGGATTTAAACTGGGTCGTGACTTTTCTTCTATATTCTTGTGTAGACAAATAAATACATATGATTGCAAAATTCTAAGATCCTCTCTATCTTTGATTTTCTCTAGTGATTATGACGTTGAAATTTGAATGGTCTTTTCTTAGTTTTTACTAATTTTCAGCTCTCGTATTGTATTCGTGATCTTATGTAATCCTCAG
This is a stretch of genomic DNA from Carya illinoinensis cultivar Pawnee chromosome 3, C.illinoinensisPawnee_v1, whole genome shotgun sequence. It encodes these proteins:
- the LOC122302846 gene encoding agamous-like MADS-box protein AGL82 yields the protein MELIKREKSRITTFQKRKKGLMKKAYEFSTLCGGDTCMIIYGPKSGERELELGTWPQDRAEVDRIINRYKTDSTHKRARGAFDLSDFFVDRNKRVEVEIKRMRKNILKAKYPTWDDRIKLLTEDQLRLLLDVMDAKIEGVGLRINMMKGNQNMMEKATTSRLMVAGGHGPQPEVIRSHFNNMQVLYQDQMSKSPFNPLETQWTPQFQIDHQGSQMLIPFDPSLGDKSFMKLLHDTQDHWTQLDAGSASQLIHAPLNDLYNYNMMSGVLDNMILNNPGDPMNYNDLITRQLTPHDHMQCPTMANLNYSHVHNFQVNELYDIHEFDMKNKLLI